The following proteins come from a genomic window of Spongiibacter tropicus DSM 19543:
- a CDS encoding outer membrane beta-barrel protein, translating into MKGLAPLACLCLLSSAVYAYEPEPVVYVGASYSHLEYSESSIEADLSSVGVTFGALINENFALELRYAQGFDDETVMNIATLELDHMVSGYLRAGMPVTERLYPYLVVGRSKVEMKASGAGLSISGKKSDISYGLGLNISWPESPVIVNMEYTQFVDKDYFEIAGLTIGLQLEY; encoded by the coding sequence ATGAAAGGACTCGCCCCCCTCGCTTGCCTGTGTCTGCTTTCCAGCGCCGTTTATGCCTATGAACCGGAGCCCGTGGTCTATGTGGGTGCGTCGTACTCACATCTGGAATACTCCGAGTCATCGATCGAAGCGGACTTGTCGTCTGTCGGCGTCACGTTTGGTGCCCTGATTAACGAGAATTTCGCGCTAGAGTTGCGATATGCGCAAGGTTTTGATGATGAGACGGTCATGAATATCGCGACCCTGGAACTTGACCACATGGTCAGTGGATACCTGAGGGCAGGCATGCCCGTGACCGAGCGCCTTTATCCCTATCTGGTGGTGGGGCGAAGTAAGGTCGAAATGAAAGCCTCGGGTGCTGGCCTGTCTATCTCGGGAAAGAAAAGTGATATCAGCTATGGCTTGGGTCTGAATATCTCCTGGCCGGAGTCGCCGGTGATTGTGAACATGGAATACACCCAGTTTGTCGATAAGGATTACTTTGAAATTGCGGGGCTGACGATCGGTCTGCAGCTCGAATACTAA
- a CDS encoding OsmC family protein, protein MQALPHRYYVCASAESEGDVTLKSDGLSNISSDAPAEFGGPGDKWSPETLLMAAVADCFVLSFKAVAKAAKFDWLALDCRAEGKLDKQERKVCFTEFEVFVSLTVAADVDEEQATQLLEKAERNCLVANSLSGPSQLYIEILRG, encoded by the coding sequence ATGCAAGCACTTCCCCATCGTTACTATGTTTGCGCGAGCGCCGAAAGCGAGGGCGACGTTACCCTCAAATCCGACGGGCTCAGCAATATCTCCTCGGATGCACCTGCTGAGTTCGGAGGTCCCGGTGACAAGTGGTCGCCGGAAACCCTGTTGATGGCTGCGGTGGCCGATTGTTTTGTACTGAGCTTTAAAGCGGTTGCCAAAGCGGCCAAGTTTGACTGGTTGGCGCTGGACTGCCGGGCCGAGGGCAAACTGGACAAGCAGGAGCGCAAGGTCTGCTTCACCGAATTTGAAGTGTTTGTCAGCCTGACGGTGGCGGCAGACGTCGACGAAGAGCAAGCCACGCAGTTGCTGGAAAAAGCCGAGCGTAACTGTCTGGTGGCGAATTCGCTGTCGGGGCCTTCGCAGTTGTATATCGAAATTCTGAGAGGCTAG
- a CDS encoding TetR/AcrR family transcriptional regulator, with protein MSNQHLREAILDAVEQCFAQYGLQKTTLADVAERAGVSRMTVYRHFKDRKALFDGASLRNIRRHWAEIAAQLTHVERLDEWLIEGMLLYQFDIASDPRVQLYLDLGAFDDGLAVSQTEVGLQAAICQFEHLFNPLADAQGRLSNGLDAYQLAEWVHRNNHSLLRYPSDRLADREVRRRWLSAQICGGLVPAH; from the coding sequence GTGTCAAACCAGCATCTCAGGGAAGCCATCCTTGATGCCGTAGAACAGTGCTTTGCACAGTACGGACTGCAAAAAACCACCCTCGCTGATGTGGCCGAGCGGGCGGGTGTGTCGAGGATGACCGTGTACCGTCATTTCAAGGACCGCAAGGCGTTGTTCGACGGTGCTTCACTGCGCAATATTCGTCGGCACTGGGCCGAGATTGCCGCGCAGCTGACCCATGTTGAGCGCTTGGACGAGTGGTTGATTGAGGGCATGCTCCTCTATCAGTTTGACATTGCCAGCGACCCGCGGGTGCAGCTGTATCTGGACCTCGGGGCATTCGATGACGGCCTCGCGGTGTCGCAGACGGAGGTTGGTCTGCAGGCGGCTATTTGCCAGTTTGAGCATCTCTTCAATCCGCTGGCGGATGCTCAGGGGCGGCTCAGCAATGGCTTGGACGCCTATCAATTGGCCGAGTGGGTTCATCGCAACAACCACAGCCTGCTACGCTATCCCAGCGACCGATTGGCTGATCGAGAAGTGCGCCGCCGCTGGTTATCGGCGCAGATTTGCGGCGGCTTGGTGCCCGCACACTGA